In the Acidimicrobiales bacterium genome, CAGCCGGCTGAACACTAACTCCTTCATCGGTCCCTCCCCGGAGCGGTTCGTGCCAAACCCTACCTTCGCGACATCGGCAAGGGCGCCCCGAGACCGCTAGGGTTCGTATACGGAACATAAGGCTTAGGGGAGGGCCCGATGGCTGTGGCGAAAGCGGAGCTGGACCAATCAGTGAGAGACGCCGCCGCCAGTTCACCGCTCGCAGTGTCGTCCTACCGGTACCCGACCGGGTGGTATGTCGTTGCGTGGGCCACCGAGGTGCCCGAGGGCACCGTGAAGAAACTTCACTACTTCGGCCAGGACCTGGTCTGCTTCCGGGGCGAGTCAGGGAAGCTTTCCGTGCTTGACGCCTACTGCCAGCACCTCGGCGGGAACCTTGGCGAAGGCGGAACCGTGGTAGGGGATGAGATCAAGTGCCCTTGGCATGGCTGGCAATGGAACGTCGACGGGACCAACGCATTGATCCCATACAGCAAGGAACAGTGCAAGAAGAACGTAAGGATTCGCTCCTACCCGGTCATCGATTGGTACGGGTTCGTCGTGGTGTGGTTCGACCGCGATGGAAACGCGCCTTACTGGAGGCCTCCTGTGGTCCCCGAGTTGGAGGGAAACGATTATTACCCACCCCATCCTCACTCCCGAATGTGCGATCGGGTCAAGGTACATCCTCAGATGATCGTCGAGAACGCTGCGGATCCCTATCACATCGAGCACGTGCACCACGGCGACCGCCCAGCCTTCAACACATCCTTCGAGTTGCACGACTATTACCTCCACGCCACGGTGTCGGTGAATTACGGCGGCGGCCGGCCGACCACGTGGCTGACCCCGAACGGCCCTGTCGACGGGACCGTCGTATACGACACCTACGGCCTGGGCATCGGCTTCGTGCGTTTCCCTGAGGAGGTGCTGGCGTCGGTTCAGATCACCGGCCACACTCCCGTGGACGAGGAGTACACCGACTATTACTTCACGATGGCGTGTGTACGCGAGCCCGGAGACACCGGCGATATCCCGAACGACCGCGCAGCGAAGTGGATCGCGCTGCAGCAGCAGACGGTAAGGCAGGACTACTTCATCTGGGAGAACATGAAGTACCTGGCTAAGCCCAACTTCGCGCTCGAGGAGGCCAAGGACTACGCAGCCCTGCGCCGATGGGCCCGGCGTTTCTACCCCGCCGACACGCTGCCCGACGAGACTCCAGACTCTTAGACCGGCGGGTCTGAGCCCCGTCGCTAACAGCTGGTC is a window encoding:
- a CDS encoding Rieske 2Fe-2S domain-containing protein, which produces MAVAKAELDQSVRDAAASSPLAVSSYRYPTGWYVVAWATEVPEGTVKKLHYFGQDLVCFRGESGKLSVLDAYCQHLGGNLGEGGTVVGDEIKCPWHGWQWNVDGTNALIPYSKEQCKKNVRIRSYPVIDWYGFVVVWFDRDGNAPYWRPPVVPELEGNDYYPPHPHSRMCDRVKVHPQMIVENAADPYHIEHVHHGDRPAFNTSFELHDYYLHATVSVNYGGGRPTTWLTPNGPVDGTVVYDTYGLGIGFVRFPEEVLASVQITGHTPVDEEYTDYYFTMACVREPGDTGDIPNDRAAKWIALQQQTVRQDYFIWENMKYLAKPNFALEEAKDYAALRRWARRFYPADTLPDETPDS